The following nucleotide sequence is from uncultured Erythrobacter sp..
GATCAGGTATGTGCAGGATCGGCTCAACACTGCCGTTGAGATAGATATCAGCTTTGTCGTTCGCGATGACGAACTTGATCCGGTTCCAGCCATCATATGTGTATGCGAACGGCGCGATCGCATTGCTGTCCGAGAAGATTTGCCAGGATGTCAGACCCCCGCGCATCGGCGTGTATTGGCCCGCATCGGGAAGGCCAGATTTGTGCTGGCGGATATAGAAGTACTCCGCATCCCCGTCATCCGAGGTATGCCACATCAGACCTCCGAAACCGCGCTTGTCCTCGAAAGCGACATCGAACTCGATCACACCCTCTGTGAACTCGACTCCCTCCAGCATTGCGGCTCCGCGTGAGACGATCAGTTCCTGCCGTCCATCGACGTCGGCGACTTCGACACGATCAGGCGGACCGATAGGCCTGACCTGATAGCTGTCGAACACGAGGGCCGCGGGGGTTTCGTCCTGCGCTTGAGCCAGCCCGGCAACGCATAACGCCAGCGCGGCGCCAACTATTCTTGAAATCAGTATTCGCATCCATTCCTCCGCGACATTGCCAGCGGAAGTCAGAGCAGAGTGAGCGGCTCAGGTATTGAATGAAACGGCCATGCCGCGCCTTTGCCGATGCCATTCGCCGGGGCTCTGCCCGGTTAGCGCGCGCGCTTCGCGGATCATGTGCGGCTGATCGGAAAAATTGTGCTCGGCGGCCAGGTCTGCCCAGTTGGGCTGCTCTCGCTTCTCGGCAGCCAGCATTGCGGACGTGAGACGCTGGCGGCGCAGGACACCGCGCGGCGAGAGCCCAAATCTGTCGACAAAGCCGCGCCGCATATGGCGCGCGCTTATTCCAGCGTGCTGGGCGAGCTGCGTCGGCGCGAGTACCCCTTCGGAACGGCGCGCCAATCCTGCCGCAGCACTGATCCGATCGACCTCAAGCCCATCCGCATGTCCGCAGATCGTCGCCAGCATAACGCGCCACGCCATCTCGAAGCGTTGTTGATCTGCATGACGGGCCACATCATCGAGCGCCGTGAGCAATGGTTGCGGGACTTCGCTGTCGGCCTCCAGATGCTCTGTCGCCTTCATTCGCAGCCCTGATTCCATCGCTTCTGGTGCAAGCCGAAGCGCGAACAGCTCCTCTCCAGGTTCCGGATCGTAGATGCCGCCATCAGGCCGCGCGCGAAAGATCACGAAGTCCCAGTCGAGCGTTGCTCCGGATCGAGCAAAGCGCCGCCGCAACGCGATCGACGGTTCCGTGAACGGGAGCAGATGATGTGTCTCGGGGCGGGCGTGGTCCGATTTGCTACGCCAAGCGAGATCGACGACAGCTGGCTTGCCGTCGCCCAGCGCCCAGGCCTTGTACGATCCGCTTGATTGGATCGGCTCATGCTCAATGTTTGCAGGGTCAATCACTGACCAGTTCCCTCTCACGATCGCGGCAGTGGCGAAAGAGCAGCTCGGCGAGCGATCTCACCTCATCGACCGAGGGCATTTTTCTTGACTTGAGCGCAAAGACGGCTAATTGCCCGCCCCGACCTCGTTTGAGGTCATCCGTCCGAGACAGTTGGTGAAGGCAATCGGGCCTTCTTAATTTCCAGCCTAGACGGGGAAAAGAGATTTTGGGTTCGCTCCTTTTGCGACCCACCCGGTGTCTTCGCGGCATCCTCCTTCCCCATCAATGGACATGTCGGATCGCGATGAGCGCATCCGGCGAACCTGAAAGCCATGTCGCATGAGCGGCGTGGTGATTTGAGCCGGTCGTTCGGGATGTTCCCGTGCGGCCATAGTGAAGGAGTAAGGCATGGATCGTTCGCAAAAAGCCGACGCGGTTGCCCAGCTCAATGCAGCTTTCAACGATGTTGGCGTGGTCGTCGTGACCCGCAACCTCGGCCTGACGGTGGATCAGTCCACCGAACTGCGCGGAAAGATGCGTGAAGCTGGTGCTTCCTACAAGGTTGCGAAGAACCGTCTCGCCAAGCTCGCCCTGAAAGACACCGATTACACCGGGATCGAAGAGTTTCTCTCCGGCCCGACCGCGTTGGCCTGGTCTGAAGACCCGGTCGCGGCTGCCAAAGCCGCTGTCGAGTTCGCAAAGTCGAACGACAAGCTCGAAATCGTCGGTGGATCGATGGGCACGCAGGTGCTCGACGAAGCTGGTGTCAGGGCGCTTGCCTCGATGCCGAGCCTCGATGAGCTACGCGGCAAACTCGTTGGCCTCGTCAACGCCCCGGCAACCAAGGTTGCTCAGGTCGTCAACGCGCCCGCCAACAAGTTGGCCCGTGTGTTCGGCGCATATGCCGCCCAAGACGCGGCATAAAGCGCACGCTGCTTAAGAGACGGTCTCGCGAGAGACGAAACATATCTGGGGTGTGACCTAGTCAGGCCGCCCCGTATAAATTGGAGTGAACATCATGGCTGATATTGCCAAGCTTGTTGAAGAACTTTCGAAGCTGACCGTCCTCGAGGCGGCTGAACTTGCAACCGCTCTTGAAGAAGAGTGGGGCGTTAGCGCCGCTGCTGCTGTTGCAGTTGCTGGCCCTGCTGGTGGCGGCGACGCACCGGCTGCTGA
It contains:
- the rplJ gene encoding 50S ribosomal protein L10, with the protein product MDRSQKADAVAQLNAAFNDVGVVVVTRNLGLTVDQSTELRGKMREAGASYKVAKNRLAKLALKDTDYTGIEEFLSGPTALAWSEDPVAAAKAAVEFAKSNDKLEIVGGSMGTQVLDEAGVRALASMPSLDELRGKLVGLVNAPATKVAQVVNAPANKLARVFGAYAAQDAA
- a CDS encoding helix-turn-helix transcriptional regulator; its protein translation is MIDPANIEHEPIQSSGSYKAWALGDGKPAVVDLAWRSKSDHARPETHHLLPFTEPSIALRRRFARSGATLDWDFVIFRARPDGGIYDPEPGEELFALRLAPEAMESGLRMKATEHLEADSEVPQPLLTALDDVARHADQQRFEMAWRVMLATICGHADGLEVDRISAAAGLARRSEGVLAPTQLAQHAGISARHMRRGFVDRFGLSPRGVLRRQRLTSAMLAAEKREQPNWADLAAEHNFSDQPHMIREARALTGQSPGEWHRQRRGMAVSFNT